The Ricinus communis isolate WT05 ecotype wild-type chromosome 8, ASM1957865v1, whole genome shotgun sequence sequence TCAAATGGCAACTGGAGGCAGATAATACTCGAAATGATGATagcattatttcttaataGCATAAGATACCCAAACCATTCATATCTTTGATatgtttctttctcttttgttttatcAATCCCCACAGTCTTTACTAGTTCTGGAGGTGACTGTAAGGAACTCCATTCCATGCCCAGAAATTTATATCCTTGGTTAGCACTAGCTGAATCATGCATCTGCCATCTACACCaccaaaattcaaaatgagcaatgaatattatttaaagAGAAATAACACCAAAGGATAACTACGTAGGGAACAACTTTGACTCTTTAAGACAACATACCGTATGGAAAATGGGGAAATAGAAGAACAGCAATTTCAGTATATGAAGTTACCTAGCTAAAAGGGCAGAGTTTTTACGTTTCCAGAACTGGAAAAACAGCACTGCCCATAATATTATGCTCATGAAGAATGTTGGGAGAACTAGGAACTGCAATGAtctgaaagaaagaaaaaaaatgaagcatgtgaaaaagtaaataatatgtaagaaaaaaaaatcaagcatgtgaaaaagtaaataatatatgaagTCACATGAGATGATCCAGCACCAACTACAAAGACAAACAGTCACCAAGTATATCAAGAACTAAAGAGGCTTACCCAAAGTCAACCAACTGCACGACAAGCCCATAAGCAGCTGGAAAAAGCAACCAACGTGTATACATACGAAGGAAAGCAAAATAGATGGCAATCTACCAAAAGTAAATTCCTGAGTTATAACTCATggcttaattaatataattgatactTATGAAGCTAGCCTCATTtaccttcaatccaaaatatGAATACATGTCATCAATTGGTTGATTTGTGAAGTTCCGCCAATCCAGCACCCAACTTCTTAAAAGCTCCTTCCTCTTAATTTCAACTATAACCCAATGCTTATTCAATTTTAGATTTCACATCAAGACTACAGGTACTTTTATAACAAAGACGATTTAACATACCATGTAGAGGAAAAACCTGTTTAACAATGCCATCAGATTCCAACCTCCGCAGCAAAGATTCCCCAACTTCCCAGAGATACTCCATGCTATCCCATTTTAAAGTTGCATCTGACTTGCTCTTGTTTacctatatatttaatttgaataccAGTTTATGGAGGTATGCTACTTCAAGGTATACGCATATGCATGCAATAAATGTGCAAACAGAAGAACCTTGCGCACAGTTTGTAATTGTAAGGTAAGATAAGGAAATAAAGAAACACAATTATAATCATAAATGGAATTAATATAGAAGTCATTCATTGTTATAACTTATATCACATAGAGAACCTTCTTCAATCAAATGAAAAACTGACAAAAACAAACGACCTAAGCATGTAGAGCAAACAGAAACTAGGCATCCTTTCAAAAGTGAgaacaataaaaaaacaaagaagttAACAAATTGATTTATGTAAAAAATCTTACAATTCCATACAATAAATGACCGTAGCACTCAAAACGTTCACACCAACTAAACAATGAACCATCTGGTTGTCTCACAAATACTTTGAGCTCCTCCCATTCAAATTGTAGATCCATTCCTGAAATTAAAGTTAAGCAAAGGACTATGATTCTCCCCTGTATACTTTTTCATAAAAGatggggaaaagaaaaaagaaacaatataTAGCAATTCTAAGTCATCTAAAGAGAGTGAGAAGAAGTCAATTTAAGAGAATTATAATGGCTACCAATATAAGTAAGCTTCTTCATTTGCAGCTCAGCTGCAGCCTTCCCCAATGTCACCAGAGGAGCAGCCAACTGAAGGAAAATAGTCACTAATTAGCAACTGAACTTAAGCATGACAAGAATGCACCTACTGAGATTTGGTCAAAAGAAAGTAAcagataaattttaatgattCTTTATTCAACACTACATGTGCTGATCAAATTCCAGAAAAGGTCAGTTATTTAATATCAAACAACATATTTGCCTTAACCTACCAGGGGCACTAAAAAAGAAACCGAGAATACATAGCTTTGTGGCATCATGAACTAAGAGATATCATCGGTAGAACTGTCAGTAATTTTCAGTACTGTCTCACTCGACAGAGATATATGAAAATcacaaaaatgaaattgataTACGACCTCTTGAGTATTAGCCGTAGGGATTTGGATAATCCCAAACATAATTTTACTAATCGACTCTTTTCAACTAGCAAAACTTTGATATGAAGGATTCCATCCACACTGCTTAGTAAATCCTAAAAACACGCATGTGAAGGGCAAACTAGTACAACCTTCAAgggaaaaaaaattgtttcttTTGATGGAAAATTGACTAATTCCAATGTAAATAGTTAAAATCAAAGGCAAGAAGTATCAATGACAGAAGCTGAGGTGCCACTTATGGCAGGACGCCATTCATTACACATATTCAAGGGGATGAGAAATACAAACAAGTAGTTCTCTGCAAGTACTATACTAAAAACTATTTGAGATATTATTGTTGAGCTCAAAAGCAGCAAAAGATTGATATGCAGCATGAATATAATCCAAGAAACATAACTTGCTAATGCGATGTAGTCTTTTCTGTCGCTTAACAGCCCATCTAAAAACACAATTACTCTTTCCCATTATGCTAGGACATGATTTGCAAAGTAACAGAGAACTTATTagcattttaaaatatgaaatgcaaGAACTAGCATATGGTCATTGACGAATTAGTAATAAACGTATATCATGCATGATCATTAAAAAAAGCAGAATGAGACAGCTGCAAGAAAACCAACCTTAATAAACTCATCTGTTAGGCCAAGAGCTCTATCAACTATAAACCCCACTTTCTTCAATTCCTTTACAAGAACCTCAACGCAGTCACAATGCTCATCTTCTTTTCTCGCATCCCTCCTTGGAACCACCACGCACATCTCAAAAGCAATTTTGTCTTCTCCATGATCATTCATTTCCAATCTCATTCACTTCTTTGCACCAAAAATTAAGAGGacaataaagaaaagcaaTTACTTTACAAGTTCAAAGGATCAAAAGAATCTCCAATCAATCAGATAGACAATTCATTGCTAAAACGGCTAAAAGACCATGACGAGCCTCAATCTTTGTCATCGAATAAGGCTCGTAAAAGCAAAAGATGTCACCTTTTAACACAAAAGGCAAATGGGTTGCTCTGTTCACAATCAAACAAAACAGATACAGCAAAAATAGATCAGAAATTCTATTGAATTGGCTCAAACACAAAAATGGGtggttttctattttatttttcctcttCAGCTCAAActaaaaaacaagaaagagaTAAATTTCCACCAGAACAACAATGACAAAGTGGGTTTGTGACAAGATAAACTCATATAGAGAGAACAGGTGTCTGAGAAATCGGGTCTAGAGGAAGAGCTTGTTGTCATGGAGAGGAAGGAGAGAGACACGTGGAATTGAGAAGTTGATAGCGGTTTCTTTGGTTTTTGCTCATGTTTAGCCGTTTTGGTGTGAAATACACTTGTCATCATTTGGTGAGTCTTTCTATGCAACCTTGGTATTAgtaccaaaaaaataaataaaaaaaaaaagaacatgtTGTTAGTAGTGGAGGATATGATAGTGAAATGTTGCAGCCATTATTCTTTTGCACTATGCAGCACAGCTCCTTCCTCGATAACATTAAACAACAGGACGACATAAAGAATATATGgttctattttataaatttgcaTTTATGCCTTCAATCTTCTTCTGCAGCACCCATAGATATAAAGCTTTTACTACTTGCAAAAATTCTGCATGCACATGCAATTGGATGAGTCTGCCCCTGTAGTTAAAAGTAGACAGAACAAGCAGCTTTTGATTGAGAAAAGAGTGAAGCTGAAGCAAACAAAATGGGTTATCAGAATCAATTTCGTTGAATTCAGACAAATTTGGTTTTATATTCAGCTTATGGAAACTCAACCTTCATGTCCCTCAAATATTATACCAAACAACGGAGTACTGGGAATGAGAACAAGACGACATATGCCAATTCCTTCTAATCTTTATTCTAAAACGAAACTTCCGAGTAATTAATTATCAGGAGAATCAAGCATTCTTTATGGAAACAGGACAACCACAAATTACTCTCCTGGgttcatctaagaatatgGTTTAATCAAACTACtgaataataatgaaagcaagatgGACCGCTATAATTCAGCTGCAAATTAAATTTCTGATTCTCTAAATTGGTTCCAGCTTTGGCATGAAGTGAATCACCGAAATGAACAAAAGAATGTTTGACCATATAAACCAGAATTCAAGATAATGGCAAAGGCGATAGTGAAGGCATCCGTATTCAAATCTTCGCATACATCGCTAAGAAAATAGCAATAGGAGATTCTGATATGACTAGAGCGAGGCAAACTACAAAACAAGAACAGAGCCATAAACAAGGCTGGGCACAGATAACCAGAACGGGTATCCCATGTAAAGACATCATTGAGCACGATGACGGACCATTAAATTAGATGACACAGCTACAGTTCTGATGAAGATTTGGATAACGCCAACAGGATACAGTTGAATAAACAGAATTTATTGGAGGTCCATCATCCCAAATTCATATcagaataaaattatcatcTCTGGTTGATTTGGATGGAATCATAATGCAAAATGTGAGCATCAATGACGGTTAAGGATGGTAATAGAAGTCAAAACAACCAGCATTCCAAGTGCATTCAATAACTAACATCGGCATGAGTCAGGACTCAGGATCCTATGTTGCATGCAAAGAAAACCCAAGCCAAGATGAATACATATAAACTAGTCAAATCAACAATATAGGAGTAAGTTATAACAATATATTCATAATCCAGGGATGCATTATATCAAACCGGCACATACTCTCATAGTACTACCAGTGCGCCCTCTTGCCCTAGAAAGATAATAACTGATATAAGCAATTCATTACTCAATTAAGCATTACCATCCATAACCAACAAGCGGAGTCAGCATAACTTTAATAacaatttttccaaatttacAAATCAAGTTCTGGGCATGAAACACATCCCATGTAGATAAAATCGTATCCCGCAGACATAAGACCAGCTCCTGTTATATACTTTATTTACCCCCTGGCCTTTAGCTCTGCAAGACGCCTCGACAGATCATCCTCATCAACCTTCTCCTGCGACTTGGTTGCAACTGCATGAGCAGCAGGCTGTGGGAGTCCCACAGAGACCTCCAATCCATAGTCATCAGCTACTTGTTGCATCAAGCTATTGACCTCACCCTCAGGTGTGGATAATGAGGTGGATCCAGCCATTGCATTCTCCATAAACTCTGCCTGGACCTCCATGTTTACAAACTGCTTCTCAAATTGATCCATTGTCTCTGACATCTTCTGTAAATTGCCTGCATCCAACAGATAATTCATTAAGTTAGCAATGCGGCCACTCTTAAACAAGCCTAAACCCTATCATTGCAAACTCAGCACAAAATTATAAAGCAACACTGAGCAAAACGACAGACACTTTCTTTCTTATGACAGATCCCAAGGGTAAAAAATCAGCACGGCTAGCTGGATCAGGGTTTTCATACAATCACTTTTTCATACTTTAGAACCATTTACAGTATTCCAAAGAAGAGAATCTCAAAGACCAAAGAAACACCAAACACATAAACCTAAAAGCTAAGCTTCTTTAAACATGCAGGAGTAGCACAGATAGTCCTCATTAGGCCATCGAAAACAAATTTATCCTGTcaattattatcaaaagacACAATTCTGGAAAAATTACCATAATTTACTCTAAAAGCATTAACGATAACCTAAGAAAGAAGTTTCAAGGACAGAAGAAACACAAACACCTGAGCCAAAGATTTTacggaaaaaaaaaagctcctcttctaattgccTAAACATGCAACCTATAAGACAGATGATCCCAATCAAGCAACATCCACATAATATAATGCTACAATAacgataaaaaaaaaaaaaatcgttTAAAGCTTTGAGATTATGAAATTGACATCACTTATTTCTCATAAAACCAACCCAAATCCAAACTTTTTTAAAACTCCAGTCAcaaaaatccccaaatcagaaaaccctaaaagcaaaaactaacaaaacaaaacaagaaaatttacCAGTAGCAAGAGTGGACTCGAGAGATTTAACAATAGAAGCCATAGATTTATTAATAGTGGTCATTTTGGCCTGTGTATCAAGCCTAGCAACAACAGCATCAAGCCTAGAAGCGAGCCTTAAATAATTCATCTGCTCAGTCCTTTTACGAATTGCATTCTCTGCATAGATCCGTGCTCCATCCATGTTCCCTTTTTCTATCGCCTTTTTCACCTTTAATTTCTCcgatttctcttctttctcgCATTTTCTCGCTTGTCTTTGCAGTGATTTCGCTGTGAACTTCAAATCCATGATTTGATTTAGCAATTTCTCTGTGTTACCCATGGCTGTGTGAGATCGatcaaacaaacaaattaCGGGTTCTAGGGTTTTTCTGTTTGGGAAATTTAAATTGTCTGTTGACTGACTCGTGAGTGTTTTAAATGGATGATTGTGAGTAATTTACGAATGTGCCCTTGGAGAATTTGCGTGTTAGCGCGTCTCTGACTCTGTATTTAGCGCGTGCCTGGTACTTAATTAAATACGAAACTTATCAGAAgcaatttttctcttttgtttattttcaatGTTTTTCTATCAACAAATCAAAATCtgatttttcacttttttttttttctatttacttTCGAAGCGAgattttatgttatatatacCCCAGACTTTGAGACCTTTCGCAATTTTACTTAAAAACTTTTTATACTTAcaattttatcctaatttgataatattattgaaattcTGTCTCCAGCTGTGAAATATCACACTAtgtactttttttaaaaataaaacttatttaGTTAGCTTTACTGAAATGGACATTTTATATGCAcgaaataaatctaaactcTTACTATCTTTTGCAATCTTGTTttatagttaaaagaaaagattaatttgCAAGAATCCCATATAGAATTATAGAACTTATTAAAACataatagaaacaaaattattaagttaagatagtataataaaattttaatcaaaattgtcaaaaatatggaagaaaattgaattattttaatcattaggccgaaaaagaatattataatgaCTAGTTTGAAGTCGAGTTGATTTTCTTGCTTTGgatatttgtaattttgtaCCATCATATATTGGAGATTATAAATTTTGGCATTTTCCAGAAAATTACATTCTTTTGTAATCAAATTTGTAATTATAGCtgatttcaaatatttatatgcaaTTTGCACTTACAtggtaatttttaaattgattttttctttagttattgCTAAACTTAAAAGATTATAGGTCGaaatttaagtaaaattaaCATGTGAAATACTTGTATAGGATATCATCATAATTCATGATTTTTAAAAGTGCAAACATGGTAgaattgtttgtttgtttgtttgatcATATTCATGTCGATTATTATTTATACTGCAACTTGTTTATGGGAGAGTACTAGAGCTGAAACTTCTTTTGATGATAAATTTTGGCGACTAACTCACTTTTCtgtttaagaaaaagaactttTGATCCTGATGCCCAATTAATAATAGCAACGAGATGatagtaatttaaaataatgatttatGCATCGACAGATTTAACTTGGCTATGCTGTCCTAGTTGCTACAGTTTTCCATGGCAGTAACTTGGTGTTGGGCAGCAACCAGGTTAAGAGTGTTTGTTTGGTTGGGTGGTCTCCTCCAAAGGCGGGCTGGGTTACTCTTAATTCTGATGGGGCGAGTAAGGTTATGACAGAAATGCAAATGGAGACTGGCTAGGTGTGTAATGCTCTGGAAGCAGAGCTTTGGGCGGTTATTAAAGGGCCAAAGCTGGCGTGGGATAAGGAGTATCGCAGAGAGAATTTGGCGGTGGACTCTTTATTAGTAGCTGAATGGCTAGCTAAAGATAGTGAGGTGTGTGATGAGTTCCATTCGAACCTTGTCTTCATCTGTCGCCGTTTGTTAAATCAAGCATGGCATGTTAATGTAAAGCATGTGTACAGGGAATGCGACATGGCTGCTGCCGATTTTTTAGCTAATCTGACTATGAATCAGGCGACAGGTGTGGTTTTGTGGTGTGCTCCCCCTGCTGGTATTGAGCCTTTTCTGCAGATGGATGCTGCTAGTGTGCGCTGGTCTCTTAGGATTGCTGTGAGGACTGAGACCGCTGTCAGCTAGTTTTGGGTGTGTCTTCGGTTCTgtttttggttttgttttgtttggtGTTTCCTGTTCCTGGGTATCCCCCTTCCTCGGTATCAATAAAACTTGGCTAAACATGGACATCTCAATTCGAATAAGAATTCAATCCAATGAAggtaatattattaatatcttatacaattaataaaattgaagttCATAGCTCTATAATTTTGGTGATGGTAAGTTTTGTTAACATCATATCTTAATGAAGGTAATATTGGCTGTTATTCATTAAACTAACACTCTCAACCCAATACTTAAGAAAGAAGgggaagaaagagaaaagaaatagacGACTTTAGCAAGTATGCCAGATAAATTTGACATAGTAAAGCATCAAAGCTTATGCATTCCATGTCCTTCTGAACattaatactaataatcagGCTTTTCAGTGTCCTTTTTGGAGGCAGGAGATCTAGCAACTGAACTTGTAAGCCTCTGAATTCCTTTCTGAAACTTTTTCAGAAGCTTGGTTGATTGAGAAGGAGATAAACGAAACCCAATAGCATCAAGGTACCACCCACTTCTTCCCGTAAAACCAACAACGCGACGTCCATCCATTGAAAGTGTAAATGGTGTTCCTTCTTCTATTCCAAACGGTCCGAATGTTCTTCGGTTGCTTTTAAATGTTATCGACCGAATTACAGGACTTCCTCCATAAACTACAGGGCAATAGTTCCCACTAGCACTCACTAAGTACTCCTCTGGATATTGCAACTTTATCTGGAAATAgaacagaaaataaatcttaacTTGTTCTTGTCAGAAGATGCGCACTTTCTCTACAGAAATTACACTCCAGAATGTAAGTGAAGTATATCTAATAGCCGAATCAGATCTTAGTTTAAGGTGGTTGTTGAGAATGGAGCTAACCTCAGTTCTTTTAGTGCCTCCTACTCCTCCATGTTTTTCTGTAGCGACAGCCTTACCATTCTTGTCATACACAACCTTGATGGAATCGATGCAATGGTCGTAAACAATGGTGATTTCTCTCACTCCATTGAAGACACCGTCATCCCAAGTACTCCCTCCATTTCCTCCCCATGGTCCTACTAGTAGGC is a genomic window containing:
- the LOC107261004 gene encoding jacalin-related lectin 19; translation: MENSKEGGRDQSSGKKKSLLVGPWGGNGGSTWDDGVFNGVREITIVYDHCIDSIKVVYDKNGKAVATEKHGGVGGTKRTEIKLQYPEEYLVSASGNYCPVVYGGSPVIRSITFKSNRRTFGPFGIEEGTPFTLSMDGRRVVGFTGRSGWYLDAIGFRLSPSQSTKLLKKFQKGIQRLTSSVARSPASKKDTEKPDY
- the LOC8281573 gene encoding ESCRT-related protein CHMP1B, which codes for MGNTEKLLNQIMDLKFTAKSLQRQARKCEKEEKSEKLKVKKAIEKGNMDGARIYAENAIRKRTEQMNYLRLASRLDAVVARLDTQAKMTTINKSMASIVKSLESTLATGNLQKMSETMDQFEKQFVNMEVQAEFMENAMAGSTSLSTPEGEVNSLMQQVADDYGLEVSVGLPQPAAHAVATKSQEKVDEDDLSRRLAELKARG
- the LOC8281572 gene encoding anoctamin-like protein At1g73020 → MRLEMNDHGEDKIAFEMCVVVPRRDARKEDEHCDCVEVLVKELKKVGFIVDRALGLTDEFIKLAAPLVTLGKAAAELQMKKLTYIGMDLQFEWEELKVFVRQPDGSLFSWCERFECYGHLLYGIVNKSKSDATLKWDSMEYLWEVGESLLRRLESDGIVKQVFPLHVEIKRKELLRSWVLDWRNFTNQPIDDMYSYFGLKIAIYFAFLRMYTRWLLFPAAYGLVVQLVDFGSLQFLVLPTFFMSIILWAVLFFQFWKRKNSALLARWQMHDSASANQGYKFLGMEWSSLQSPPELVKTVGIDKTKEKETYQRYEWFGYLMLLRNNAIIISSIICLQLPFELAYAHLYEVTESDMIKFALTALYLVLIQYFTKIGGNISMKLIRCENNENTENESDSLVYKVFGLYFMQSYIGIFYHALLHRNFKTLRQVLIQRLIVYQVLENLLGNSLPYLKYSFKKYRAVRNKKKQEKGPSDGKIQVNSKVEKEYLKPTYSASIGEELEDGLFDDFLRLTLQFGMIMMFACAFPLAFAFATVNSFTEIRTDALKLLSILKRPVPRAAATLGAWLNIFQFLIVMSICTNSALLVCLYDREGKWKIEPGLAAILVLEHVLLLVKFGLSRFLPEEPAWIRANRVKNAKQAQGMYSKQLLKSISKKTK